The following coding sequences are from one Capsicum annuum cultivar UCD-10X-F1 chromosome 3, UCD10Xv1.1, whole genome shotgun sequence window:
- the LOC107855151 gene encoding early light-induced protein, chloroplastic isoform X1, with product MTTSFAMQSMILGSPVTSLSQSRNGLNQFVPSSYLPRLHRNTRLRVKCMSEEGEKSEESFTPSTTDTAATPKLTPPPAKPKSSTDFFDLFSFSGPAPERINGRLAMIGFVAAIGVELANGGDLSAQLSSGGLLWFLGSSVLLTLASIIPLFQGVTAESKSGGFMSADAEIWNGRFAMLGLVALAFTEYVKGGGLFQV from the exons ATGACAACTTCATTTGCTATGCAATCCATGATATTGGGAAGTCCAGTTACAAGTCTTTCACAAAGTAGAAATGGCTTGAATCAGTTTGTTCCAAGCTCTTACTTGCCACGCCTTCACAGGAATACACGTCTTCGCGTTAAGTGCATGTCTGAG GAGGGTGAAAAATCAGAGGAATCTTTCACCCCCAGCACAACTGATACTGCTGCTACACCAAAGCTAACACCTCCTCCTGCAAAG CCGAAGTCAAGCACAGATTTCTTCGACTTATTCTCATTCAGTGGTCCGGCACCTGAGAGGATCAACGGCAGGCTAGCAATGATCGGGTTCGTAGCGGCCATCGGTGTGGAGCTAGCCAACGGTGGAGATCTGTCTGCACAGTTATCCAGTGGTGGATTATTATGGTTCTTGGGATCAAGTGTGTTGCTAACTTTGGCCTCAATCATCCCACTGTTCCAAGGAGTTACTGCTGAGTCTAAATCTGGTGGGTTTATGAGTGCTGATGCTGAGATTTGGAATGGAAGATTTGCTATGTTGGGATTAGTTGCTTTAGCTTTTACTGAATATGTTAAAGGAGGTGGTCTCTTCCAAGtctga
- the LOC107855151 gene encoding early light-induced protein, chloroplastic isoform X2, whose protein sequence is MTTSFAMQSMILGSPVTSLSQSRNGLNQFVPSSYLPRLHRNTRLRVKCMSEPKSSTDFFDLFSFSGPAPERINGRLAMIGFVAAIGVELANGGDLSAQLSSGGLLWFLGSSVLLTLASIIPLFQGVTAESKSGGFMSADAEIWNGRFAMLGLVALAFTEYVKGGGLFQV, encoded by the exons ATGACAACTTCATTTGCTATGCAATCCATGATATTGGGAAGTCCAGTTACAAGTCTTTCACAAAGTAGAAATGGCTTGAATCAGTTTGTTCCAAGCTCTTACTTGCCACGCCTTCACAGGAATACACGTCTTCGCGTTAAGTGCATGTCTGAG CCGAAGTCAAGCACAGATTTCTTCGACTTATTCTCATTCAGTGGTCCGGCACCTGAGAGGATCAACGGCAGGCTAGCAATGATCGGGTTCGTAGCGGCCATCGGTGTGGAGCTAGCCAACGGTGGAGATCTGTCTGCACAGTTATCCAGTGGTGGATTATTATGGTTCTTGGGATCAAGTGTGTTGCTAACTTTGGCCTCAATCATCCCACTGTTCCAAGGAGTTACTGCTGAGTCTAAATCTGGTGGGTTTATGAGTGCTGATGCTGAGATTTGGAATGGAAGATTTGCTATGTTGGGATTAGTTGCTTTAGCTTTTACTGAATATGTTAAAGGAGGTGGTCTCTTCCAAGtctga